The Subtercola sp. PAMC28395 genome segment ATCGCTCACAGGCTGGTCAGCCCTGCCAGATGACCTCACCACCAGAGAGGAGATCTGTGCGATGCAGGCCGAGCCTCCGGGCGACAGCCATCGAAGCCCCGTGCTCCGGGTGGATCGACGCCGCAAATGACACAACGTCGCGCGAGGACAGCCACTGCCTGACGGCGAGCGCAGCCTCCGTGGCAAACCCGTTGCCCTGGTCTCGGGTGCCGACGAGCCACGCGAGTTCGGCGACCATCGCCCCCGCGTTGGGTGAAACCGTTGCCTGAACGAATCCCATTGCTCTCGCCGAACCAGGGTCGCGAATGACCCAGTTGAACCACAATTGTGAACCGTCCGCCGATCGCCCGGTGACCTGCCTGGCGTAGCGTTCCTGTAACTCGGCCAGCGATGGAGGGTTTTCCCCCGTGAACTCGTAGAGCGAGGTGCTCGAAAGCACAGCCTCCATCTCGACCGCGTGATCGATCGTCAGCGGCTCCAGTCTGAGCCGCTCAGAAACAATAGCGCTACGTTCCCACTCCACGTCTCGAGGATCGCACGAATGTGCTCTTCGCTCACCCGCTGCGGGCTTCATAACTCCGCGCGACGGATCTCAAGATTCGCCAGGCTAGCGTCGACATCGCGACACTGGCGACGGAGACCGAGGGATTCTCGCTCCCTCACTACCTCGAGACCATCGCCCGCCTTTCGAGGTAGGAGGCCCGGGGGCGGACGTTCCTCAGCGCGAGGTCGCCGCGACACGGCACCACGAGAAGGTCTCCGGGCACAAGATCCGCGGGCAGCCCCGAAGCCAGTATTTCGACCACTCCAGGCTCCTCGTCGGCCAACTCGCGGAGTACCAACGCCGCAGAAATACCGTGTGCGACGGATGCCCGGCCGATCAGCCGCGCCTCGGAGAGAATGGGCCGCACGTCGTCGAGCCGGGCATCCACTCGTACCCAGAGGGTGCCGGTTGGCGAAAGACTGATGGCCGTGACCGCCGTCACGATGGCGCTCGCACGATCTGTGACAGACGGACGACCGTGGGTCCCAGGGATGACGGCAGCCGCGGTGTGGATGCATGGCGTCTGGCAGAT includes the following:
- a CDS encoding GNAT family N-acetyltransferase; its protein translation is MEWERSAIVSERLRLEPLTIDHAVEMEAVLSSTSLYEFTGENPPSLAELQERYARQVTGRSADGSQLWFNWVIRDPGSARAMGFVQATVSPNAGAMVAELAWLVGTRDQGNGFATEAALAVRQWLSSRDVVSFAASIHPEHGASMAVARRLGLHRTDLLSGGEVIWQG